TGACCACGAGGGTGCTTGTTGGTTTAATCTCTCGGTATTATAAAACATGAAAATATCGAGTATTTGATCTTTCTATTTCAGGTTAAAACTGAACGACTCACTCCGGATAATAATTCGACCTCGTCGAGGAGCGTAACGCCCTCGTCGTCTAGCCACCCAGGAACGCCGCCAAATGCTACCCCTTTGGGTGGACCCGAGGGCCCACCACCACCCCATCACCTCAAACACATGGAGCAGATGATGGGACGAAATTACAGCGATTTCATGAGAAGCCTCGCTGCCAAGTACAATAACGCAAATCCTAATGAGTAAGTACTAGTCTCTCTTCGAatcaaaaatgatttttctgCAATTCAATCGTGCGATGCATAAGAAATCGTATGTAATCTGTGAAAGAGCAGAGGACCTTGATGGTCTTGACGCTTGCCTTGACATTCTTACTGCGATCACTAGTGTTCCTCGTGCATCTGTGGGAATATTGAAAACGCGTACGAAGCTTCTAGCGAGCGTGTAACCAAGGGAAAATATTGATCGTCTCGTAACATGTCTCGAAATATTGATGCCGCTTGGCGAACAAGAGGTGGCCGGCTGTCGCGGTCGCGCAATATTGTCACATGAAACCGGTCGTCGTTTTGCAAGTGCCTTAGGCTTTCAACCGTGTAGCTTCCGGCACACGGCTCGGTTGGGTTCGAGCAGAAGGGTACACTTGGTTGGATCAGTCAAGTACCGAGCATAGATCCGCGTGACGAGGACGCTGGAAGCGCATGGCGGTGCTTGCGATCCATGGCATTTCGAGGAGAAAGTGCCTTGCTCGTCGTTCCAATTCGCTGAATAAATATGCCCGTGTCCTTCCACGCACAAGCAGGATGTGCGCTGGCACTTGCTGCGGGGAAAAAGAACTTCGATGGCTCTCAAGATAAACGGAacgtattttttaaaaatcttaattatgtttcataaaaaatttcatttctattttacAGCTACTTCAGTTCACCTAGAAACGGATATCCTCCGGGTTTAGATCCAAGGTTTCCCGCGTTCAAAACTGCCGCGACACCTTTCGTCGGTTTGATGGCACCCTTGGGTGCGCCTCAACCACCTACCGTACCCAccacctcacccctttccaATAAGGATCCGAAGGAGCAAAAGCAGGACAGCCTGTTCGGTAATCCCGTGTTCCCGCCTATGTTGGATATGTCGTCGACGCAGGCATTGTTGCACATGGTGAGGACTGCGAATGCAGCGCAGAATGCAGCAGAGTTGGAAACGTACCTTAAAGGTAACTTTTGTGCAATTTTCTTAGGCCACTCTAGAGTAAGAAAAAATAAGcatattttggaaattttttgttaaatgatgGAATAAATCCAAATTCTATAAGCATGCCTTCATTTTACAACtaataaactttaaaaattaattttagtatATTGATTCCTCCGCTTATTTTATGTAGGGCTAAACGGCAGAACCAGCTGCTCCTGCAATTCTTAACTTaggataaaaaattaaaatattttcgattttaaatatatcaaaACAGCTATCGAACTACGTAGGAGTTTTTTGATATATTGATTtttgcaaaaagaatttttttttgaatataCTGTTAAATTTTCGAATCGATTGGTGATGATCTGTTTGATTTATGAGCCCGCCCAATTTGAAAAATGCCCCTTAATTTGTATTTCAGAGATCTACATTTCTTTACAGacgaataaataataatttaataacatgATAACGTCTTTTGTTGTCCAGGCGCGAACAAAAGAGATCCTGGAGTGACGAGTCCCCTGGATCTCTCGAGTCCAGGAGGATTCGCACCGCGTAAGAGGCAGAGGACGGAAACCAGGAGAGCGGGAAGCGTTTCACCGAAACCAAAACCAACCCCTCGACCCACTACGCCACCCCCAGTGAGATGTCCGTCCCTCTGTGGTCACATGCCCTGTGGCGACGGACAGGCGGTGAATCGGTGGACCATCGAGGACGTCGTCAACTACGTGTCGTCGATCGACATCTGCGCCGAATACGCACAGGtaagtgaaaatattttctcctGTTCACCCTTTCGAAATTATTTCCAATTATAATCAAAACCAACAATCTAATTTCATTCGAAgcaaaaattaattgcatCGAACTCTCTCTAAACGGTCTGAAACCTAACAAATACAAAgtatacttattaaaaaaaaaaaaaataaagaaacgcgAAGAAAGAACAGCGTTGCGTCACGAATTCAAAGCCAAAACGAATGACCGTAGCTATCGGGCAGAGCAAATAAGTTTCAGCGTGCCAGTTTTAATTGCTTTTGAAAGTCGTTCGCGTAACGAGGCGTATCGAGATTCGTCGGGTAATATCTTTAGAACTGTTCAGCCTGTTCTCGACTTCCATGTAGCCGGTGAGGCAACTAGAAGAGGTCTAGGAAGCTTCGAATGACCTGACATCAGTCAATCCAGACAGTCTGGCATCAGCGCGGAGACGGTTAGAAGAGTTCTATAATGACCCCTCGAAGCTAGAATCGACCCTCCATCCCTCTCGATCCTCGTGTCCACACTTTCTCTTCCCCTCTCCGTTCTTCCCGTTCGTCGTTCGGTAACTCGGTCTCTTTTCTAACCGCGGGCGAAATTCCTTCGCGAACGTGAAGTTATTCGTAATCGCTCTGCCTCGACGCGTTTTTCATCGTCTTTTCGATGAACGATTCTTCGGAAAGGGAAAAGTTGTCTCTTCTCGAAATACGACTAGTTACCCAGACACGTTCTATCCTTCGCGTCGAGAGATAATTAGCAATAGtgataattagaaaaaagtgTTTCAATTTCCATATTACAAATTAACAGTGATACCGAGTTATAAATTCGAGTCAACCCTAAATTGGCTATCTTTTATATTCTCGAGATCATTAAGGTTCTGTTCCTTCTTTCACCGTTTAATTGGAGTAATCGTTATGGTAATAAATAAGCTggttcaattattaatttcccgGTTAGCTTTTTACGAGTTGCATTTGCCCGCACGAGTGATCCGTTCACTCTATACCCCTCCCGCTTCATCATCGTCAGAGACACGAtaaattgttttataattagAGCTTGAAACGGAGGCCGTAATTATGAGCCCGATAGCGATCCaggtaaattaatttcagGCAATTAAATGTTGCCAATTACTTACCGTGCCAACGTGGATGTACTCTTTATTTCCTTCAACGTTCACCGATGTCACGAGTTTCTaagtttcttcaatttctttgccattttttctttctttctttctccttctgGCCGAAGTTATTATCCTGTCACATTGGTCATTCACGGTTGTCAGACAACACAAGGATTCTGAATCTTTCCGACGCGATCACTGCTCGTCCTTAGCACAAAAGATACTCGTTTCTCCGGCGATCGTTTTCTCTTTGGCATTCTCGTTTCTTCGAGGACAAACGGATTATGCAAATGTCCGTATCATTCGCGACTGTTTTGTTTCAACGGAACCTTCTGCATTATCGCGAAACCGTTCGactaaaaatttttatcaaattatacAAATTGGATGGAGCCTGAATTAGACGTGttccatcatttttattttcattcaaattcCAAAATAAATCTCCTCGAGGCTCGAGCtctattttcattaaaaacaaGAGCATCCTCGACATCATCTTCGTAGAATTGAAAACACCAACGCACCGAACGAAGGATCCTCGAGCAGAGACTGTTTATCTATTCCCGTGGCGCCCGTTCCGATAACACGTCCGATACCGAGAAGAACAAGAAACCACTCTGAACACCTTCGTGACGTTCTGAAAACACCTTTCGGGCCATTTCGAAGCGTAACGTGGTTCCTCGAGGACTGTCAGACCCGATTATATCCAGGCTATCGTTCGGTCCTCGTTTGCGATCCTCCAGACGTCAGCCTGTCAGGGTCGTAAATTTTTGCGGGGGCACCTTCCTAGTCATGCATATTCATGAACCCTCGAACCGGGGTATTTCGATATAAACCACGACGATGACGAGGAGCGAAACGCGAATACCTGTCTTTAAAAACGAATCACGATCTCGtggaattttaaaagaaagtCAAAGTTTGCAAAATACTTCAACTTTCATAGGTGCGACAGATTCGCATAGCATTCGCGAAGAGAATAATCTCTTCCAGGAACGATTTTCACGAATACTGAATCAAGCCGGCTTATCCAGCCGCGGAATCTGAAACTGAACGTGATCGATCGTGCCCGTTGGAAAAGCGTTTGCTTTCGTTAAGTGCTCTCCCGAGGAACTCAAAGTTCAGCGTTGATCTAAGACACAGAGGCGTACTGGGTCTCGTGACGAATAGTAGATAGGAGAAGCACGAGTATACGATTTACAGGATTGTACAGGTTCGTAAATAGCCGAGCCGCGTCGCTGCATCGCCAGATTATCTTATAAAGGATACCGCGAGCTGATCAACGGTGAGAGCGATCCTTCGGTAGATCCCGTGGAATTATAGCATCGATCCTTATCTGGATCGAGAATAGCGGCACGATACGTACGCTCACTTTCCTTCGGTACGAACGGcgagaaaatgtaaaataattgcCCCGATGACCGCGTGGCTAATTATCACGGCGCATTTGGCAGCCTCGATTTACCCTCTTAATAAATCACCGCTCGTGATATCAATGATATCTTTAATAATTAGGAATTTAGTACGTCTGACTATGTATGGCTTTTTCCACTGCCACAGCCAtcgtattatttttttttattcgttaATAAACGGGATTAACCCTTtggtataaaattttaacagaaataattaaaaacctTCGTGCATATAAGATACATGGTACTTACAGCattcagaaataaattatttaatttcgaaGATATCAAAGTGacaaaagaaatgaaatacaaaaacgAAAGCGACTATCGtgcaatttattttaacaagAACCTCGTATGTTTTGGAACGAAGGTAAGAAGGGTTCCGAGTGTCCACATTCGAGTATTCACGCTAATGTCTTTCGTGTATGCGTTCACGACACTTGGTCCCAAGTCGTTAGAAAGTCATGAATGTGAATCGAATCGGTTCGTACGTCTTCCTTGATGTGGCACACAAGAAGATATCGTGTCTTCACGTCCCACGCATGCTCTTCATGCAAACTCCTCCATCGTTCTTGCTCGCGTTTTATCGGCCTCGTGCTCGACGGCCATTCCGCGTCTTTATCGGGCTTTGTTCCTGATCGAATGGGCGAACTGCCAGGATTCTTTTAACAACGGACAGAATGAACCTCGAATGGCTTTCGTTAATATCAATTGTCTGGGTACTTGCGACTTTTAATTCAACTTTTACAGATTTTAGGTGaatcgaatattttttaaattattttccattaGAAAAGTGTTTAATTTTGAGGATAGGAATAATTAAGGAAGCAGAATTAGATTTTATTagtaaatatatttctttatttcttaacTTTTACAGATTCTAAGTGaatcgaatatttttaaaactatTTTCTATTAGAAAAGTGTTAGGAATAGAAATAACTAAGGAGAtagaattagaatttattAGAAAACATATTCCTTTATTTCTCAACTTCTACAGATTCCAGGTGaatcgaatatttttaaaattattttctatgaGGAAAGTGTTTAATTTTGGACATAGGAATAATTAAGGAGGCAGAATTAGAATTTATTAGAAAACATATTCCTTTATTTCTCAACTTCTACAGATTCCAGGTGaatcgaatatttttaaaattattttctatgaGGAAAGTGTTTAATTTTGGGAGTAGGAATAATTAAGATGAGAGAATTCGagttaattacaaaatatattcctctatttctaaaattaacaCAAGTTCTCTCAACAGCATCTATGATTCTACATTTTTTTGTTCTGACAAGTTTTTCACccttaaaaataatgaatccTTTATAAAAGTGAAAAGGCGACGGTCTCGCAGGCTTACGCAGATCTATTTAAAGACTCGATCGCGGTAGAAAGCATCATCCTCCGCGTATCGCCCAACATGCAAATCATTCATCACCGATTCCGCTCCAAAAATGTCGAACCGTCAGGCACATCTGCGTCGATGGCGTGCAATTACCGACGAGTCGTGTTACGACCGCTAGCCTTATCCCTCGTAAATCGTACGATCGATGTGCAACGAGGATTTCTGGCTTCGATTTCTTTGCACGAAGCGTTAGGCGGTTCGAATCTGGAACGATTCTGACGCGTCGAGGATCGACGGATCATTCGACACGCTTCTCGATCGAAGCCGAACCTCCATGAATATTATCGCCTATTAATGATTAATTGACCGATGTTGAACAGCTGTTTACGTGCTCGAAGCTTTGCACACACGTTGGTTCTGCTTCGTGAACGAGAGGTCGAGACGGGTCGTATCACGCTCCGCACCGAATCGTTAGAAAGTCTGCTCTGAATACCTCTAACGATCtgtctttcctttttccttcgtGATTCTACCTGTCGATTATcatatttttctcttcttctgccTATTAACGAAAGATATCGAATTAAGATTTGTTTAGAATAAAAGtgctaattaaaattactcaATAagattttcaacaatttctgCGCAGGATgcttaattaaaatgtttgaaaattcCCTTACAGTTCTTATAATACCAAAAAGTGTTACAATGGATATCCTGTATGTTCCAAAGGACAAGTTCCTCCATCCGATAAGTTTCTATGCACCTCGTTCGTTCTGGAGAAAAATCCTCGTTGTCCATTCGTTCGATAAAGGATAGCCAGTTTCTTATCAAAATTCAAGGCAGTCGTGTACCGATAGAAACGGTTATTCGATCGTTTGCGAAACGTACGACTCTATCCGTACGATAAGCTCGACAGGATTCGCTATGGTTGATGCAAATCACGGCTAGAAAGTCGCGTTCAGTTGAAAGATTTTCATGGAATCCCCGCGATTTCAGGATCGGTTTAATGGTTCGCCACGTGTCTAGATGATCGTCGGAAAGCTAATTAACCGAACGAGCCACGTGCGCGCTTTCTCTTGAACGATGCGTGCGTGTAATTACACCGACACTTGGCTTAGCCGTGATGTGTAGCACTCGTACCTATTCGAATAATACTTCTCAATTAGTACcattatataaataacataTTCACGTAACGAATCATTGAATCGttacaaagaagaaaaattgaacgtATGCGGTgtgaaatgaatttattaaagcTAACCCTTAATTACCATTAATAATTGATTAGAGAAGATTTtcttaaagaagaaaaattgaacgtATGCAGTgtgaaatgaatttattaaatctaACCCTTAATTACCcttaatcatttattaaaGCTACATTTATTAACGTTAACCCTTGTACACCAGTAaagtttttctaattaataattttagtaTCCTGTGAATCGAGAGGCccggaataattaaataactaAAAATATGTCGTACGCGTATCAGCGAGATTacaaacgacgcgacgcggatgCACGACGACCGCGCGGCGTACGTGTTAATGAGTTCAATtaaaaagtttatttattttctgtcGTTGAGAACGGGTCGAGCGAACATCGTGTTTCTGTTCCGCTTTACACAGGAACATGTATACGTAAACAGGTAGTCTAGAGTGAAATTCATACAGAGGCACGTAGGTAGATGTATGTAAGGCGATATGTACGTTGCTCGAGCCAGACCGTTTTTCTTCGACTGACAGATCGCTACCGTTCGTTTAGAAACGTGTTACCGCGATAAAAGCGTGGATACAGCTTTCAGTAGCGTTCGTGTTCTGTCATTTCCAGATGAAAATGTCTCTTGATATGTTAATTGAACGTAGGTGTAATTAGGGGGTACATTAACCGAGGGTTACTTTATACCGGCTCATTACGATAATGAAAGGAACGTTTCTTGGATTGGACATCAAGGTGTCACAGGTATCGAACGGACGAAGGTGATAACGCGTTTGAAACAGCCAATTTTTCACTTGACGTTGTTGAAAACCCGTTTGCCAGATACCAGGGACAGGTGATAATGAATGGTATTCGGTGGTGAGGGGATACTTAGCCACTCTCCGGTACTTGATCATGAATTTTTCAGACGTTTGTCAGGTGAGAGAGTTCACTGATGCTAGCCTTGTTAATAGGTATAGTTAACTCGTTGCAATAACGAGCTGGAATTATAACTCATTAACCTTAGCCTTTAAAGAGTAATTAACTGTTCGCTGCAATAGAATTTCGTTTGACAATTAAGGAGAACACGTTCccaaaaattcatttaaatttttataatttgctgcaaaaatatttgaaattatattgaaAGGCTTTGATACAGCTAGTAAGTATCCTGGTGCTAATTAATCGTTCGCTACAACAGAATTTGGTTAGATAATTAGAGAATTtccaaaaattcatttaacttttaataattttctacaaaatgatttgaaattatattggAAGGCTTTGATACAGCTACAAAGTATCCTGCAGGTAATTAACTGGTTGCTACAATAGAATTTAGTTAGATAATTAGataatttccaaaaattcatttaaatttctgtaatttgcaacaaaatgatttgaaattatattggAAGGCTTTGATACAGCTACTAAATACCTTGCAATTAGGTAATTAATCGTTCGCTACAATAGAATTTAGTTAGATAATTAGataatttccaaaaattcatttaaatttctgtaatttGCAACAAAAGTATTTGAAATTATGTTAGAAGGCTTTGATACAGTTACAAAGTATCCATCTGGCAATTAACAGAAAAACAAACCATCAGTTTGCGTCGGATGGTTTCAATTACCGTCCACCCGTCTCGAAAGCACGTATCCGCGTTTTCGTGCCGGTTTCCCTGTTCTTCGACGATCGATATGATCCAGTCCCGAGCCATCACTCACGTTTCCTACGTGGCGGTTCAATAAGCCCTCGACTTAAACGTCGGGTTACCACATATTCCCGACTAGTTAAGGCTTAAGCCGCTATCCTACGGCCTGGTCGGCAAGAAAACAAggcgaagaagaaagaggtaGAAACGTAGACCGGGTGAAAAGAGGGGTAGACGAGGGAAGAGAAAGAGCAGGGTCGTGACACGTACGTGTATACGAGGCACACGCGCGTTCGCCATATCGACAGCCGGTTGCTGGAGCCGAGGCGCAATCAACGTCTTATTGGTTCCACTGGCTGTCTTTGCCTATAATTCTCGTTGCCCTTCTTCGGCTAACACCGGTGAGCACTTCTTCCGGCTACCGTCGATCCATCGGTTCCTCGTTACCGCCGATCCTACGCGGTGTCAAATTTGAAAAGGATTCTATAAACTATAACCCGTGAAAATACTAATATTCCGTCTCGAATCTTTCCAAGTTACACTTCGACAACTGTCTTTATTTCGTCGACAACTGTAAGAAAAACCAGTTCAGAAGGCAGCATACCGATCGATCATCTGAGAAATGTACGGCGAATCTGATAACAGGGCTATGCTTTTCAATGAGTCCTAGTAAAAGGAGAAAAATACAAGGCCGAGGATAGGGGACGGTGTAATTCAGTTTGTTGTACCTTAATGATGTATTAGCGCGATGAATCTGATAGGAAGTGATGAATCGTTTCTACGAAGTTCATTGAAGCTTTGGAACGGTCCTCGATCACTCATTCAACGAAGGAAAAATTTCGTGGGAGGATCGTTTTAAACGAGATAATAATTTCACGGATGAtctattaatgaaataattatcgaACGAATTGCTTCATTTTGTGTACAGATTTTCAGTAATCGAAGGTCTGGCTGTCCGAACGGTATCGGACAATTTATCGAGCGATTTCTATCCAGCTCGATGGAACATAACTAATTATAGCTTGTTATAGGTCAATGCTTAATTACACCGCGGGCGAGATTCCACCTCCGCTCTTTCGAGTCTTATCGACCTCTCGATCTTTAGACACGGCAACAGGTTCTACCGCGGACTGGTTCGATTTTACCATAACTTCTGAACCGAATATCCACGAAGCCTGTTAACCTTTTCCATGGTAGTGTCACGAATCGTGCCGGTGAATTCACTGGTTCTCCTACTTAGGTGTCGGTAGATCTGTCGTTCCGTTAAGTCCCGCTGTAATTACGTTTCTGCGATCGGTGTTACGTTCAGCTAGACAAACGATAAATAGAAAGCGGCTTCTGTTCCGGTAAACGAACGTAAACGAACGATTAATCGATTAAACACTTTGTTaggtaattttcaattaattgcTGCGTGAAAATTTCGCTATTTCTATCAAAATAtcaagaattattattattcgttCTCCAAGGTTTTCCAAGTTTTCAGTAGAAAAATATCTTTTCCCTTATCGGGGAAATAAACATGTGCAGACCCACGACTCGATAATATTGCACGACACGTGTTTAGAGAACAATCCCCGGTTGGAGTTTGCAGTAGGAAGTAAGTGCATCGCGGTATCAGCATTAAACTAGTGCACCATTGTAGAAACATGTGCATAAAACAGTGGCTCCATCCTTAAAAGGAACGTCCTTGCATTGCACGGTAGCGCACAGATGCACGCTCTTGCTTTCATGAAATTCTTCGTTGCGGTTCTCTACCCTAAACATCTTCCAGTCCCATCTTTCCCGCAGTAGTTGCCGTTGTTGGTGCATGCCACAGATTAAGTTACTGCCGATGCTTACTTGAAACAGCAGCAGAGATATCTGTATCTCCTTTTAGATGCAACTCGAATTGCTTAGATCTTCcacccttttccttttcaacTTGCAAATATTCGGCATTAAAGATTACTTGAAAGAATCACCTTTTTCCTGATTGATAAAACGAGAAACTCTGTTGCTTTTCAACGATAGAAATcttagattttattaaaacgaaaataatttacatagTTTTCTAATTTGATCCAAGTATACTTTAACAGGAAGTGTATGAAAGTATATCAGAAGGGTGTGTCCTTGAATTACAGACACCGTAGTCCGATCTCAATTTCACGTGATACTCGTTCATGTTAGAGACGTCTCTGGTTTCCTCCTGTGGCACGCGATAGACACACCTGTacctattttctttcaaatacaTTCCTCGCCTCGTTCTACGACTATCTTGTTATCATTTAAGGATGATTACGAAACGCGGTAAAACCTCGTTCGTCGGATGATTGCGCGATGATGAGGCCTGAAATCACGGAACTACATGGTTGTTTTAGACGTTTCTTGATCCCTTCTGCTTTTCAATCTGTTGAACGATATTTCTGCGAGCCTACTCTCTTCGAGTTACAAGCCTGATGAATGACCGGTTCTCGTGTTCGTTCTTTTCCCTTTAGTCTACTTAAAGACGATCATCCCTGGGCTCTTTCGTGGGTGACAGATCTGGGTTGCCAGTTACGTCATcctcctttttctttgtttctgtGTTATATTTCCTTTCGACGATTATGCTGGTTCGCGAAAGGATTCAAATTAGAATGGATgcatttgtaatattttagaaggattagattctcaAGAAACCATAATACTTTgacaatttaataatttgctGAAGGTTTTTGGTAAGAAATTATCCCATTAACGACGACACCTCGTAACACCGATACCCATGACAGAAGAAATCAATTTACCTCGTAAAACCTGCTTCCGTTCGAAGCTGGTTTTGCTTACATTATCCAACGAACTCTGTATTCATTAATAACGGGTTAGGTGTTCGAGCACGACACGAAAGTCCAGCATAGTTTGTTCAAAGATCGACCCCCATCATCGTGGTACAGAGAAAACGTGCGTTGCCTGCGGGGGCGTCACTTGCGCCAGTCATTTTCATCTCACCGTTCCAGTTGACGAAGATCTACGTCGATCATCGGTGAAGGAAGCAGAGCTGTCCGTTGATCCCTCGCAAACCGTTTTCGCCTTTCTCCTTGTTACACTTGCAACACGATCATTAGCCATCGTTCTTAAACGGCACCGAGCTTCTTCTTACAATTAGGCTCCGCTTTAATTGCCTTCCAACGAGCGTGTCCGAGTTTCGATGgctattcaatttaatttcgttaatCATTCTGCAATCAAGTTAATTACTTCACGGCAGTAGTCTCTTCTtcttaaagtaaaataatatacCGCAGGGAAGTTGCATTCTATTTCCATATCCTTAGTCTCCAAGAAAGGGTGCAGGTAAGGTAAAGATGAGGATCGTCGGGGTCGATTAGCCGGGACACCCCGAACACGTAGATCGGCACGAAGGTACACGCGTTCCGGTCGCATCGGGACGTGtctctcttctcttcgttCATCAAGCGCTACCTGTACCGGCTCTCGTTGCGTTTTACTCGTTGTCCAAGTTGGAGCGGAGATAGGCGAGCTGCATCGAGACAGCGCGTACCGACACGCTCCTCTCCTTTACGTGAACGGCTAACGATGCCCATTAGAGCACGAGGACTTCGAGTCTCCCTGACTAATCGCAATGCACACGACTCCATAGCTCATGCAGATCGGCTATTCGTCTTGCGGTATCCTCCAGTTTGTCAGCCGAATCGATTCGATAAAGATACCAGCTGTCTATGACGTCCGACTTTAAAGCGAAGCTGAAACGTGCCTTCGGAAAGGGATCCACCGGCGGGCAGAGGATACGACAGGGACGAGCGACGTGCAGCTACGCGGCTGGGCCGATCAGGTAAAGGGGGGCAAACACGGGGGGGTACCCGGAGACCCTTTAAAGGTAGCGGCTGTTCGTTTACCGCATTTCCAACGCGTCACCGCACGCTACCGCCGGGGATCGATGGGTTTTAACGAGACGATGATGGAAACGAGATCCTCTCGA
The sequence above is drawn from the Osmia bicornis bicornis chromosome 14, iOsmBic2.1, whole genome shotgun sequence genome and encodes:
- the LOC114875904 gene encoding proline-rich protein 36-like isoform X3 — protein: MFSIDCAFRFMPHTYTGSEKNGFPDAGASFSFQFGEVSGENVSASSGPRGGDRGEATELGTHTENNDGATLAANTAVDARGGSPQGAHLSGAATPRPPRGRRRQNQNGLDTTQVKTERLTPDNNSTSSRSVTPSSSSHPGTPPNATPLGGPEGPPPPHHLKHMEQMMGRNYSDFMRSLAAKYNNANPNDYFSSPRNGYPPGLDPRFPAFKTAATPFVGLMAPLGAPQPPTVPTTSPLSNKDPKEQKQDSLFGNPVFPPMLDMSSTQALLHMVRTANAAQNAAELETYLKGANKRDPGVTSPLDLSSPGGFAPRKRQRTETRRAGSVSPKPKPTPRPTTPPPVRCPSLCGHMPCGDGQAVNRWTIEDVVNYVSSIDICAEYAQVRKWFSLPCNQTTTACDGNFY
- the LOC114875904 gene encoding nascent polypeptide-associated complex subunit alpha, muscle-specific form-like isoform X1 translates to MFSIDCAFRFMPHTYTGSEKNGFPDAGASFSFQFGEVSGENVSASSGPRGGDRGEATELGTHTENNDGATLAANTAVDARGGSPQGAHLSGAATPRPPRGRRRQNQNGLDTTQVKTERLTPDNNSTSSRSVTPSSSSHPGTPPNATPLGGPEGPPPPHHLKHMEQMMGRNYSDFMRSLAAKYNNANPNDYFSSPRNGYPPGLDPRFPAFKTAATPFVGLMAPLGAPQPPTVPTTSPLSNKDPKEQKQDSLFGNPVFPPMLDMSSTQALLHMVRTANAAQNAAELETYLKGANKRDPGVTSPLDLSSPGGFAPRKRQRTETRRAGSVSPKPKPTPRPTTPPPVRCPSLCGHMPCGDGQAVNRWTIEDVVNYVSSIDICAEYAQNFREHRIDGAALPLLSEDHLTGPMGMKLGPALKLRALLARKLGACTVCLHCAHCHQTPLPALNAAAAVAATSQQQQQQQQQQQVPGRRPSSTGN
- the LOC114875904 gene encoding nascent polypeptide-associated complex subunit alpha, muscle-specific form-like isoform X2 → MRELDTESPVVWPAWCYTGEVSGENVSASSGPRGGDRGEATELGTHTENNDGATLAANTAVDARGGSPQGAHLSGAATPRPPRGRRRQNQNGLDTTQVKTERLTPDNNSTSSRSVTPSSSSHPGTPPNATPLGGPEGPPPPHHLKHMEQMMGRNYSDFMRSLAAKYNNANPNDYFSSPRNGYPPGLDPRFPAFKTAATPFVGLMAPLGAPQPPTVPTTSPLSNKDPKEQKQDSLFGNPVFPPMLDMSSTQALLHMVRTANAAQNAAELETYLKGANKRDPGVTSPLDLSSPGGFAPRKRQRTETRRAGSVSPKPKPTPRPTTPPPVRCPSLCGHMPCGDGQAVNRWTIEDVVNYVSSIDICAEYAQNFREHRIDGAALPLLSEDHLTGPMGMKLGPALKLRALLARKLGACTVCLHCAHCHQTPLPALNAAAAVAATSQQQQQQQQQQQVPGRRPSSTGN